Below is a window of uncultured Sphaerochaeta sp. DNA.
CATGAGCTTTATACAAACCATATGGTATGGTAAATTTCCGCCCCATAGTCCTGTTATCGCCAGATTGCTTTTCAGCTTCTTTTTCAGTAGTCACAGCCATTCTGGTAATACTATGCTCAGCAGTAAATACAGGATCTATAGAACGAGCAAAAGTCAGTTGTACAGGTCCCCTAACTTGCCCACAATTGATTTGTGTTGTCATAACAGCCCCAAATGTTCTTATGTCAAAGAAGTTTTTGCACATCCAAGCTTTCGCTTCCTCAGTCTTATCTCCTCCTTTTCGTTTACCTGTATCCTTTTCCAAATCTACACCAAGTGCGATATAAGCACGCTTGTTTGTATTATTCAAAATTGCCTTTTCCTTGATATATATTTCGTATGGAGGCTGATCACCCTTTACCAATCCAACAAAGTTACGTATCTTTCGCTTCAGACATACATCGGTAATCAGACCCTCTCCAGTTTCTGGATCAATTCTAGGCAAATTTCCTGCATCGGGGTCCCCATTGGGATTTCCATCTTTTACATCAAAAAACAACACAAAATCATAACGCTTCGACATTTCCATAACTTATCTCCTTTTATTCACTATCTTTCTTGGTATAAAAAGCTTGTCTCTGATGGTAATAACCAACGGCAAACTTCCCTTGTTCATAAATTCCTAAATGTGCTGGAAATTCAGAGATTCTACCTACAATCTCTCCAACTAGCTTTTCAAAATACACTCGACGTCCCTGAGTTTCAATTTTATCCAAGTGATACCGCATTAATCGCATCAGCGTCCCAAACACGGTGACTGGAGTGCTGCATGCTGCACCGTAATAGCGATCAGTGATTGTGGAATTGATACCTGGATTTGCTTCCTCCTGTATCTTTTCCAAAGCGGCCATCAATCTTCCTAACTGATACCCAATTGACGTTTGTTCAATATCCAAAGCCATTTGCAACTCCTTTTCATCCGAATCCGGGTGATATCTCATTAATCTATTAAGAAATGCTTTTATCAATGCAGCGCGAGGTGAATTTACTCTATGCTCACTATCACTTTTAATTCTCCTTATCATCGCTTGGAGAAGACTCTGGGGATATGGCTTGCCCAATAATATTGCTTGCATAAAATCACCACTAATATTCGGTGGTATATTCTCAGTTTTTCCTTGTTGAGCGGTTTGTATGAGTAATCGCCAAATCGAATAGTATTCTGGTTCGGAAGCCGACTTCTGAATTTCCAAATCAACGAAATGTTGCCGGATATGCTTCGCAAACTCAGAAATTTCACCAACCAACCAGAATCTTACAGATAACCTTGCGGCATTTGGGGACAATCCTAATACATAAAATCTGTTCCCTTGACTAGAAGGATAGAACTCTCCAGATTTTGGTGCATTAAAAAGACTTCTAATACATTGCGTATTGGCATTGGGGTCATCTTTGGAAGGCTCGGAGAATAGTAGTGAAAAATCTATCTCAAACGAACTCTCTCGCTCTGACCAAAACACTGTGGAAGCATCTCCTACCTGAATACGTTGCTTCGAGTCTTTAGCAAGCAATGTATTTAGTGCAGTTGTGTAGGCAAACATTGCTGTTTCCCCAATTGGTGCGTTTTCACCTTGTTTTTTCCCATAGGATAAAAATGGCTTTAAATTATATGATACAATATTTGCGCCAGAAGTTTGTGCTCCATACACCCCTTTGATAGCAGTATGTAAAAGACTTGGAGTATCCAATTCTCCGGTTATCAGACAGACTTTCTGCTGAGAATCGCTATCCTTCATCGGGTAGACGGATTTCACCTCTTCATCTTGACAATAGAGATGTAAATCATCTTCAAATCTAATCCCAATATTGGCATTACTATCACGGATTTCTTCCCATATTTCAAATTGTTGTAGAGTATCCTCATCGATATTGTTAAGAAATTTCATACATGCGTTTCTTTTTGGAGAACCTGGCAGAATTTCTTCTATTCTCCCTATGAAAGCTGCATGTTGATCAGTAGCTCGTTTAACCGATTTCTCCAGCGCAGCACCTTCAAGCCCTTCTTTTGCAAAACACCCAGTTACATAAACTGAAGAATCCCATAAGAAATTTGCTGCTATTCCAGATGTTTTCTTAATGCCCTGTGGGACTAAAAATGATTTTGCTCTGAGCTTCTTATCTTTGTACTCTCTGGTGTCCTCAATTTGTATTAATTCACCCCGGTAATTGATGATAAAAACAAAAGGAAGTTCTACCTTGGACCATCCGATAGGGGCTGTATCACTTTTTGGATCTGCAGATAAGCGATCATAATAACTTTTTAGTGCCTGTAAAATCATTGGCGGACCTCCACAACTCTCCTATCGGAATTGACAATACCTTGTTGCATCACAGCATGGAAAAATTGTGCCTGGATATCCTTGGGATTGGAAAAATCCATATCATAAAGCATCCATCCAAGGTCTCGATCCTCTTGAATAGGCTGAATTACAGAATCATCCTTATCTTCAACTAACCTGAAATAACAAGCAAATTCTCGGCACCCCAAGTATGGACGATGAAAACATTGCCCATTTCTTGCACGTCTCTCGAACATAGCCGCATATTTCCCTGGACTCTCATCATCGGATATGCGTCCATCTTCACGATCCTCAGGACAAATATATTCAAACCAAGCATGCACACGATATCGCACATCTCTGAGAATCAAGCTTGCTCTTTGCTGACGATTCTCTTCAATATTTATGCCCATTGCATCTTCATAAGGTCCCTCCATTTGGGCTTTTGAAGGTAGCGTAATAATATTCCCTAGTTCATTTCGCCTTATTGATGTAAATCTTATTGGATTAAGTATCTCTATCTGAGAAATATGCCATTTGATTGCAGGCTTCCAAAAAATGGCTTCTAAAATCCCCCTAGCTGCGGAAGGGGTAATAATGTCATAACTCACTCTCTCCACTTTCATTTCTGGCCGAGTGAAACATGCATAATCTCCCCATATCTCTAATATCCAGTCTTTCACAGTATCCTCCTATTTACCCAATATATGTCATCGGATCATTAGGTAATTCATCTATAAGCAACCCAATTGTTTCTTCGTATTCTACATCACACTGTAGTGCGTATACTTTTGGATACACTTCAATTAATGACCCTCGGGCCAACAATGCTTGAAATTGATTTTTGTAAATTGTTACCGAATACCGTTGTAGTTTACGAAATAAGCCTCTTGCGGAACTGTCCTCATCGATATCGATATACCTAAGTTTTTTGATAAGAGATTTTCCTTCAGCATAGGGAATTAAAATTGACTCTGTATTACTATCATCAATCAATTTGAAATTTTCAGCAGCAGTACGAAAAGAAATCTCCAATGTTTTCATTTCTGGTTTAAGCAAGCTCATGATATCTTTGCTGTCCAATGAGCTAGATTTCCAATACAGTTCTGTAAAATATTTTTCATAAGACGAAGGATCAAGGAAATCTATAGTCTCACGTTTCATGAAGGAGCAGGTTATTTCTGTTGCCTTTCTTAATATTCCAACAGGAGGTTTTCTGGGAGGAGTAAACAAAACGACTTTCCCAAGAGTTCCGACAAGCCTTCCTTCCCTATTACACCGTCCAGCTGCTTGTGCTATAGAATCCATACCTGCAAGAGCCCTATACACTACTGGGAAATCAATATCCACTCCAGCTTCAACCAACTGAGTACTTATTACCCTCACAGGTTTGTTTGTCTTGAGATCTTGCTTAATTTGAGCTATCACATTACTTCTATGTTGAGGGCACATTAAAGCAGAGAGATGGATAGTACCAGTAGGCATCACATTATAAAGCTCCCTACAACTCTTCCGGTCTGATACTATACATAAAACTTTATCATAAGATGAGAGTGTAGTTGCAAGATTACTCCAAGAGATAACATCTAGAGGATCACAGGGCTCAATCTCCACTCTTTGCAACGCTTTATATAAAGCGGGAACATCACGAATAATTTCTCTCACCAATCCTTTCTCAAACCCTGGAAAAGAAGGAAATTTTGGGGTTTTATTAAAAGCTGGTTGAGTAGCAGTGCAAAATACTATACTAGTTCCATAGTGAGCAACCAATTGCTTTAAGCTTTCTAAGACTGGAATTAAGTAATCAGTAGGGAGCAGTTGTGCTTCATCAAAGATAACAACACTTTCAACAATATTATGTAGTTTCCGACACCGCCCAGGACGTGTTGCAAATAATGATTCGAGAAACTGGACATTTGTTGTCACCACAACAGGAGCATCCCAATTCTCTGAGGCTAGACGTATTTCTTTTGAAGTAAAATCTGTATCAAAATTTGATTGATGTTCGATTACTTCATCATCCCCTAATACACTGCGAAAAACATCTGCTGTCTGCTCGATAATGCTGGTATAAGGTATTACATAGATTATTCGTTTCTTATCATACTGTTTGGCATGTTCCAACGCGAATCCAAGACTGGATAAGGTTTTTCCTCCTCCAGTCGGAACAGTCAGGGAAAAAAAACCAGGAGCCAACTTCGCTGCATTTCTACAGTCTGACAATACTTCTTGACGCATCTGGTTAACACGAGATAATCCATTTGTTGTAACATCTTCGTGCAATTTGGCCATATATTTATTAAAACGAGGAAATAACTGCTCAATAGAAGAAAATTTTCCCCTAAGATTGAAGGATGAGTTAATCATATATCGTTCTGTATCAAGAAAATCTGCATCAACCAAGCTAGAAAAAAGCATACGTATCCATAGCGAAAAATCCAACCCATTAGGATCAAACAACCAAGGACATTGACTAGGAGAGATATTTTTCACTATTTCCTTATATGCATTAGGGATTTCTGAAGCGGAGGATATAGCTTGTTGAAGTCGAAATTGCAATGAGGCGGTTGTCCCTTGCCAATCAGGAAGTCCTGTATGATGACCCGCAATTATGTATGACAGAATCCTTCCTACATAATTCGGATACAGCTGTTCGATGAGTAATGCACTCGGTGAGGAATGGTCAATCCTATTTTGCTGGATACCATCAGTCTCTGCCTCGTACCCACTCTTTTCTCTGATATATTTTTGCCAACTTGTAGTACTTTTTCCAAGATCATGTGCCAGCCCAGCAAGTTTTCCCCAAGAAGACGATTTAAAAGCTTCAGCAAATTGAGAAGACAGTAAAGCAGTTCCTTCGAGATGCTCTATCAATGGTTGTGGTTGGGACCAAGACCCATCAATATCTTGTTTTACATGAGCAATCTCGTCATATGCATCCATATTTGCTTCCTTACATTTGCTTTTAGCAATCATTTATCGACATGGGTACAGACTATATCTATCTTAACTACATGTCAAATTCATTATTTTTCTCACTAGACAATCACTATGACTCATTAGCAGTATCACATGCTGTATGTGTCATATACTGTCACACTGGAAGAAAATTTTTTATTTTTTTAGTCAAGAATCCCTTTATCATACTAATAGCTTGACCCTCCTCCCATCCTAAGGCAAGCTCATCCCATGGACAGTACTGTTTTTGGACTAGACACAAACCAGCTTCAGGCTATTGAGGATCATCTGCGATCAACAAATTTCGGCAGTGACCATACACAGCGGGTCGCTGATCTCACTGCCTCTATCTCTAACAGGGATACCAGTAAGACTGCAGCCATTTTAAACGATGCACTCCAGAGCTTTGGCACACTCTATCCACTTGCCCTCATCCTTGAGGTAGAGGATGTGGTCAAATCAGTGTATGCCGATGCTGGAATAGACGATGCTGTCAGGGATGCAACCTTGCGTGATGTACGTCTCTGGGTGGACCAGTACGCATCCCAACATAATGGAACCATTGGATTGGACCGAGTATTCTGGATCAGCAGGCATCTCTGTGCAAATATCCTTCGCCTGGGTCGGTTGCAGTTTGAGCCTAAGGCATTTGGTTATCCCTATCATATCTTCCGAGACTCAAAAGATGATACGATGATTATCGTTGCGGGCGGAGAACTCTCCTGTGATAGGGATGGATATCTTATAGATGATCAGCATGCAGCGTTTTATACCTCATTCCAGGATGAAACCAGTCAGGTATCCGGTCACTTGGCAAATACTACACTGGGCACGATTGATAGACAAACTAAGCAACTACCTTTACAAAGGTTTGGTCTCGTAGCAGATAGTGAGACAGTAGTACTACATCTACACATACCCTCCGGCAGTCCTCTCACCCCGTCATCTGTTGACGAATCACTAGCAATTGCAAAGATATATTTCCCATCAATTTCCTTTGTTGTTTGTTCCTCTTGGCTTTTGGACCCTGCCTTGGATTTAGTAACCAGCCAAGAGAGCAACACCAGGGAGTTCATGCATCGATTCAGGAAATTTCCGGTAATGCATGAAGTTCCTCAGATCTATGAGCGAGTCTTTGGTTTTGGAATGACTGAAGCCGATGTTCTCTCTTTCGATGCAACCACCAGCTTGCAGAGAAAGGTACAGCAAGCACTGAAAAATGGGGTAAAGTTTCATACCACAGGAGGGTTTCTCACTTGTTGATACAATCTTAGCAAGCATATACTAGACATGTCAGTAGATGTGTCGAAGTGCGTCGTTTTTGTAAGTATGCTATGAGGTACCCCTATGGTAAAACGCTTCGTGTTGATATCGACGATTCTGCTTTTCTTGTTCATTGGTTGTGAGGACAATCCCTCTTCAGATTCAAATGAGATTACCATTACTCCGAGCAATCTTCTGGTAGCTGATACCAGCCATAAAACATCAGGAACCAGTAGTGTGGATATCTGGTTCTCCCCTCCCGAGGATCTGGACGCCACCAGCTATACCTTGCAAACATCCTTGGATAATGAAACATGGGAGGATTTTACCTACAACTATGAGATATTGGTAACCGATACTGCATCCCAAGACAACTTCAGTGTCAATCTAGGCGCTGACTGTTATGTCCGTCTCAAGATTACCGGAGGGACCTATGATGGTCAGTATTCAAATTCCATGTTTGCCCCTCATGCAATAGATGCATACTATTTCAACAACACAACCCTTGACGAGTCTCTTGGCAACACCGGAGTCATGATGCCGAATGCAGGATATGGCCTCTGGGCTTCCTTTACCGTACGGGCAGTGACAGACAATAGTTTGCTGGAGGATGGGCTTACTTACCAGTGGTATCGAGTCAAGGCTGATGACTTTGACCAGACAACACTGATAACAGGAGAGACCGGCTTGGAATACACAACCACCGAAGCTGACAAGGGGCACTTCATTATGATCGAGGCTCTCGGTAAACCAGGAATTTTCGATGGAGGCATGCGCCGTCTGTTCTCTACAGAGGTGGTCAGGTAAGGCTATTTAGGTGGAAGCACACCCTCTCAATCTCTACAGCCTCTTCCCTGATACAGGAAGATTCAAGGACCTTATAAGAGTCCATGCCTGCAGATGCCATTTTTCTCTTTGCACCCTTCAGGTTTCCCACAGTCACCCTTCTCATGATCCCTGGTACATCCAAGTCTGTTCCCTCACAGCAAGATGGATGCTCGCAGTAGAGACAACGCCTGGCAGCAAGTCGAATCGTTCGGAGCTCTGGGCTATCTTCTGCAAAAAGCAGGTCCTTCGTAAAGGGAGGGTCAATAAGGCGCACATACGCTTTCCGTCTGTTATCGTAAATGAAAGGTTCAAGAGAGCGTTGCTTCAGTACAGCATTTGCGGCAGCAATACCACTGGTTGTTACAGTCGGTGTTCCGGTTCCCATAACTGTGGACTCACCACAGCAAAAGAGATTTGAGAACTCTGTTCGTATATGGAGTCGCTTGAACATGTGGTTCCCCAACATCTGTTTTGGACCGGCTACGGCTCCCCCATTTTTCAAGGTGTACCGCTCGATTGTCTTAGGTGTGGCAAGTTCAACATGCCTTACATGATTCCCTATCTCTGGCCAACGCTTTTCCAGGACGGTGATCAGACGGTTGATCTCCTCTTCTTTCCGTTGCTTATAGGGGTCTTCATCAAGGGGAGACCAATCTGCAAACGATGGGCCGATTGCCATCACCACGTGTGCATCCTCCGGGCAGATGGTCTTGTCATCCACACTCGGGATATAGACAGTCACTTCCGCTTCATCCAACGCATCAATGTTCCCGATCAGCATCTCTACAGCAATGGTCCCTTCATCAATGGCCTCTTTATCTACCAAAAGATATAAGGCAACACTTGGGTAGGTAGGCACCTGTTTTTCTGCCCACGTTCTTCTTTTTTCAGTCGTGGCTTCTGCAGGTAATAATTTTCCATATAGATTCCATACAGTTCCACTATAGATAATCTGATCAGCTGTCAATTTTCTTCCATCAGCAAGATTCACCCCGGTTATTGTTCCCTGATTCGTAGTAAAGGACACTACCTCAGACTTATTGATCATCGTCCCGCCATGCTCCTCGATGACCTTCTCTAGCTTTCCTGTTAAGAAGAGCGTCGAACCAGCAGGATAATAACTACCCCCGACATGGTTATCGACAAACATTACCGATGAGAGTATTGCAGGAGATTCTGCTACAGTGGTGTAGCAGTAGGTACTGGTGAGCTTGTCGAAGAAGTTGAAAATCTTTGGATTGGAAAAATACTTCGAAAGAAGTGTTCTTGCACTCTTATTCAAGTACGAAAGAAACCTGATGTAGGAAATCGGATGGTGACGCATAGACTCAAGCGCTGCTTTCCTATCCACTTCATCAGGAGTGGTATAAGAAGGATTCTCCACCATTACATGGGTATAGAGTTTCTCCATATCATGGTAAAACCTTCTTAGGTTCTGTTCCTCGTCAGGAAAGAGCGGGACCAGCTCTTCAATGAACTGTTCAATATTAGGGAAGAACCTCACCTTGGTATCGCCAAAATGGATACAATAAAGCAACTCATGCTGAATGATATCTATGGGTTCTTCCAGGCAGTTGAAAAGGAACCGATGGGCATTGAAGCCCTTCTCTCCCCAACCGAAGAGCATGGAGGAGCCTTGGTCGAACAGGGTATCCTCACGACGGAAAGCTCCACAGCTCCCTCCAGGGTGGGTTGCCTTATCGACAACAGCTACCTTCAATCCCCGTTTTGCAAGCAAGGAAGCAGCACTCAATCCACTCAGTCCACCCCCAACTACCAGAACATCAAAATCCATGCAACCCCTCCTCACAAGGCTTTGCTATGCTCATTAACTATATTGCAAATTGACGCAATCTGCGCTTCATCACGCGCTGCAGTTTCTTCACTTGGATGTACAAATCGTTCCTCACCCAGGATAGATGCGCCTTTGGCGGTTTTTCGCATTCTTTGGAAGCATCGTTTTGCTGGTCCTCCGCTACAAGTTGCGATGAAAAACACTCTCTTGGCAGTAAGATCAGTCTGTCTGAGAAAGGAGTACATGGGGGCGCTGGTAGTCTCTGCCCAGATAGGTGTACAGAGCAAAACCAAACCGTAGCTCTCAAGCACAGGAACCGGTGGTTGTAATGCAACCTTCCATTTGAGGCTGGCGTCCCTGCCAGCACAGAAAAATTTCGGGAATCCTTTGGTAGGATACCTTCTTTTTGGATGAATCTGGAAAAGATCAGCACCTAATCTCTCGGCGAGCTGCTCTGCCAAATACTTCGTATGACCTTCCAACGAATAGAAAACAACTGCAATGGTATTCATGTAGTGAGTGTACCATGAGTTATGCTGTCAGACCATGAGATATTTCACTACCTTGCAACAAAGTTTGGGCTGAGTTATAACAGAGCATATGCAGACACTACCCCTTCATATGATCGATTCTCACTTCCATCTATTGTCCATCAAGCGAAAAGGCATCGAGGTTGATTCCCTTCTCAACACCATGCAGGAACACTCCATGGAAGGCATCGACATTGGACTCGAAGCCGATGACCTGACTGCGCGGGCTAAGCGCTTTGCGGGCTACCCCTTTGTTCATCTGAGTGGGGGGATAGGGCCATGGGGAGTGAAAGAAGGAGAAATACCGGTGGAGACCCAGCTGGAAACTCTGCAGAAACAGCTCGAGGGAAACAATGCAGTGGCCATTGGTGAGATTGGGTTGGATAATCACTGGGACTATGGGACCAAAACTGCACAGGAAGGGCTGCTCCTCTCACAAATTGACATAGCAGAACAGAGAAATCTCCCCGTCATATTCCACAACCGTGAAGCAGACGAGCAGTTCATCACACTGCTGAGAAGTCGTGGATTCTCCAGACAGGGTGTCTTTCACTGTTTCCAGGGGAGCGAGGAGCTTGCAAAGCTCGCAATCCATAAAGGATTCTTTCTCTCCTTTGCAGGACC
It encodes the following:
- a CDS encoding FAD-dependent oxidoreductase, with amino-acid sequence MDFDVLVVGGGLSGLSAASLLAKRGLKVAVVDKATHPGGSCGAFRREDTLFDQGSSMLFGWGEKGFNAHRFLFNCLEEPIDIIQHELLYCIHFGDTKVRFFPNIEQFIEELVPLFPDEEQNLRRFYHDMEKLYTHVMVENPSYTTPDEVDRKAALESMRHHPISYIRFLSYLNKSARTLLSKYFSNPKIFNFFDKLTSTYCYTTVAESPAILSSVMFVDNHVGGSYYPAGSTLFLTGKLEKVIEEHGGTMINKSEVVSFTTNQGTITGVNLADGRKLTADQIIYSGTVWNLYGKLLPAEATTEKRRTWAEKQVPTYPSVALYLLVDKEAIDEGTIAVEMLIGNIDALDEAEVTVYIPSVDDKTICPEDAHVVMAIGPSFADWSPLDEDPYKQRKEEEINRLITVLEKRWPEIGNHVRHVELATPKTIERYTLKNGGAVAGPKQMLGNHMFKRLHIRTEFSNLFCCGESTVMGTGTPTVTTSGIAAANAVLKQRSLEPFIYDNRRKAYVRLIDPPFTKDLLFAEDSPELRTIRLAARRCLYCEHPSCCEGTDLDVPGIMRRVTVGNLKGAKRKMASAGMDSYKVLESSCIREEAVEIERVCFHLNSLT
- the cas5c gene encoding type I-C CRISPR-associated protein Cas5c, producing MKDWILEIWGDYACFTRPEMKVERVSYDIITPSAARGILEAIFWKPAIKWHISQIEILNPIRFTSIRRNELGNIITLPSKAQMEGPYEDAMGINIEENRQQRASLILRDVRYRVHAWFEYICPEDREDGRISDDESPGKYAAMFERRARNGQCFHRPYLGCREFACYFRLVEDKDDSVIQPIQEDRDLGWMLYDMDFSNPKDIQAQFFHAVMQQGIVNSDRRVVEVRQ
- a CDS encoding TatD family hydrolase codes for the protein MQTLPLHMIDSHFHLLSIKRKGIEVDSLLNTMQEHSMEGIDIGLEADDLTARAKRFAGYPFVHLSGGIGPWGVKEGEIPVETQLETLQKQLEGNNAVAIGEIGLDNHWDYGTKTAQEGLLLSQIDIAEQRNLPVIFHNREADEQFITLLRSRGFSRQGVFHCFQGSEELAKLAIHKGFFLSFAGPLTYKANRAMQELFIQMPLERILLETDSPYLSPNPMRGRVNTPLHMEHIYRFAAELRGIELADLIQQVKTNFHSFLRG
- a CDS encoding acyltransferase domain-containing protein, whose product is MDSTVFGLDTNQLQAIEDHLRSTNFGSDHTQRVADLTASISNRDTSKTAAILNDALQSFGTLYPLALILEVEDVVKSVYADAGIDDAVRDATLRDVRLWVDQYASQHNGTIGLDRVFWISRHLCANILRLGRLQFEPKAFGYPYHIFRDSKDDTMIIVAGGELSCDRDGYLIDDQHAAFYTSFQDETSQVSGHLANTTLGTIDRQTKQLPLQRFGLVADSETVVLHLHIPSGSPLTPSSVDESLAIAKIYFPSISFVVCSSWLLDPALDLVTSQESNTREFMHRFRKFPVMHEVPQIYERVFGFGMTEADVLSFDATTSLQRKVQQALKNGVKFHTTGGFLTC
- the cas7c gene encoding type I-C CRISPR-associated protein Cas7/Csd2, which translates into the protein MEMSKRYDFVLFFDVKDGNPNGDPDAGNLPRIDPETGEGLITDVCLKRKIRNFVGLVKGDQPPYEIYIKEKAILNNTNKRAYIALGVDLEKDTGKRKGGDKTEEAKAWMCKNFFDIRTFGAVMTTQINCGQVRGPVQLTFARSIDPVFTAEHSITRMAVTTEKEAEKQSGDNRTMGRKFTIPYGLYKAHGFISPSLANQTGFSTEDLEILWDALQKMFDLDHSAARGLMSTQRLIVFEHESKFGDKPVQDLFTRIEVKKNTTGTPARSFSDYSVLLDGSPLSQVMTVVKA
- a CDS encoding flavodoxin, giving the protein MNTIAVVFYSLEGHTKYLAEQLAERLGADLFQIHPKRRYPTKGFPKFFCAGRDASLKWKVALQPPVPVLESYGLVLLCTPIWAETTSAPMYSFLRQTDLTAKRVFFIATCSGGPAKRCFQRMRKTAKGASILGEERFVHPSEETAARDEAQIASICNIVNEHSKAL
- a CDS encoding CRISPR-associated endonuclease Cas3'', whose protein sequence is MIAKSKCKEANMDAYDEIAHVKQDIDGSWSQPQPLIEHLEGTALLSSQFAEAFKSSSWGKLAGLAHDLGKSTTSWQKYIREKSGYEAETDGIQQNRIDHSSPSALLIEQLYPNYVGRILSYIIAGHHTGLPDWQGTTASLQFRLQQAISSASEIPNAYKEIVKNISPSQCPWLFDPNGLDFSLWIRMLFSSLVDADFLDTERYMINSSFNLRGKFSSIEQLFPRFNKYMAKLHEDVTTNGLSRVNQMRQEVLSDCRNAAKLAPGFFSLTVPTGGGKTLSSLGFALEHAKQYDKKRIIYVIPYTSIIEQTADVFRSVLGDDEVIEHQSNFDTDFTSKEIRLASENWDAPVVVTTNVQFLESLFATRPGRCRKLHNIVESVVIFDEAQLLPTDYLIPVLESLKQLVAHYGTSIVFCTATQPAFNKTPKFPSFPGFEKGLVREIIRDVPALYKALQRVEIEPCDPLDVISWSNLATTLSSYDKVLCIVSDRKSCRELYNVMPTGTIHLSALMCPQHRSNVIAQIKQDLKTNKPVRVISTQLVEAGVDIDFPVVYRALAGMDSIAQAAGRCNREGRLVGTLGKVVLFTPPRKPPVGILRKATEITCSFMKRETIDFLDPSSYEKYFTELYWKSSSLDSKDIMSLLKPEMKTLEISFRTAAENFKLIDDSNTESILIPYAEGKSLIKKLRYIDIDEDSSARGLFRKLQRYSVTIYKNQFQALLARGSLIEVYPKVYALQCDVEYEETIGLLIDELPNDPMTYIG
- the cas8c gene encoding type I-C CRISPR-associated protein Cas8c/Csd1; this encodes MILQALKSYYDRLSADPKSDTAPIGWSKVELPFVFIINYRGELIQIEDTREYKDKKLRAKSFLVPQGIKKTSGIAANFLWDSSVYVTGCFAKEGLEGAALEKSVKRATDQHAAFIGRIEEILPGSPKRNACMKFLNNIDEDTLQQFEIWEEIRDSNANIGIRFEDDLHLYCQDEEVKSVYPMKDSDSQQKVCLITGELDTPSLLHTAIKGVYGAQTSGANIVSYNLKPFLSYGKKQGENAPIGETAMFAYTTALNTLLAKDSKQRIQVGDASTVFWSERESSFEIDFSLLFSEPSKDDPNANTQCIRSLFNAPKSGEFYPSSQGNRFYVLGLSPNAARLSVRFWLVGEISEFAKHIRQHFVDLEIQKSASEPEYYSIWRLLIQTAQQGKTENIPPNISGDFMQAILLGKPYPQSLLQAMIRRIKSDSEHRVNSPRAALIKAFLNRLMRYHPDSDEKELQMALDIEQTSIGYQLGRLMAALEKIQEEANPGINSTITDRYYGAACSTPVTVFGTLMRLMRYHLDKIETQGRRVYFEKLVGEIVGRISEFPAHLGIYEQGKFAVGYYHQRQAFYTKKDSE